The following are encoded together in the Thermococcus sp. genome:
- a CDS encoding L-aspartate oxidase encodes MRVGIAGDGIAGLTSAIALAKRGFEVTVIGPGIRRSNSYLAQAGIAFPLLDGDSLEAHVLDTIKAGKYLNDRETVWSIISKASEAYDFLISLGLKFETSETEGGHSFHRVFTIKNETGKHVTKLLYLRARELGVNFVKGHVEELAVKRRKAYGLFVNGEFLHFDATVVASGGFSGLFRFTAGSPANTGLLIGDAVMKGAPARDLEFVQFHPTGYIGRRGVFLISEAVRGAGAKLVTEDGERFVNELSTRDIVARAIYRQMQSGKRVFLDARSIENFKRRFPQIYAFLRKDGLDPSRDLIPVSPIAHYTMGGIAVDLWYRTGIRNLYAIGEAMSNGFHGANRLASNSLLECIVSGLEVARTIAREKPRCREVKEPAYHGYEPGDVESLRELLWNHAGIVRSGEGLRTGLKKLEGIEADPRLKLLARGVLECALAREESRGSHYREDFPEMRKAFERPSLFDGRCRL; translated from the coding sequence ATGAGAGTTGGAATCGCTGGCGACGGGATAGCCGGCCTGACGTCTGCCATAGCTCTGGCCAAAAGGGGTTTCGAAGTCACTGTCATTGGACCCGGAATCAGGAGGAGCAACTCATACCTTGCCCAAGCGGGGATTGCGTTTCCCCTCCTCGATGGGGATTCCCTTGAAGCCCACGTTTTGGATACAATCAAGGCCGGAAAGTACCTCAACGACCGCGAAACCGTCTGGAGTATAATCTCCAAGGCAAGTGAGGCCTATGACTTTCTGATATCCCTTGGCTTAAAGTTCGAGACGAGCGAAACCGAGGGGGGACATTCTTTCCACAGGGTCTTCACGATAAAGAACGAGACGGGGAAGCACGTTACAAAGCTCCTCTACCTCCGCGCCAGAGAACTTGGAGTGAACTTCGTTAAGGGCCACGTCGAGGAGCTCGCGGTGAAGAGGAGAAAGGCCTACGGCCTTTTCGTCAACGGGGAATTCCTCCACTTCGACGCAACGGTTGTTGCATCGGGCGGTTTTTCCGGTCTCTTCAGGTTTACGGCTGGCTCTCCAGCGAACACAGGTCTGCTCATAGGAGATGCTGTCATGAAGGGCGCCCCGGCAAGGGATTTGGAGTTCGTCCAGTTCCACCCAACGGGCTACATAGGAAGGAGGGGCGTTTTCCTAATCAGCGAGGCTGTTCGCGGTGCCGGGGCGAAACTCGTAACGGAAGACGGCGAGCGCTTCGTTAACGAGCTCTCGACGAGGGACATTGTGGCGAGGGCCATATACAGGCAAATGCAGTCCGGAAAGAGAGTCTTCCTAGATGCCCGTTCGATTGAAAACTTCAAGAGACGCTTCCCCCAGATATACGCCTTCCTGAGGAAGGACGGCCTCGACCCCTCTAGGGACTTAATTCCGGTCTCTCCGATAGCCCATTACACCATGGGCGGAATAGCGGTTGACCTCTGGTACAGAACGGGGATTAGAAACCTCTACGCGATAGGCGAAGCCATGAGCAACGGCTTCCACGGTGCAAACAGGCTGGCGAGCAACTCGCTCCTTGAGTGCATTGTTTCGGGCCTGGAGGTGGCTAGAACTATAGCGAGGGAAAAGCCGAGGTGCAGGGAAGTTAAGGAGCCGGCTTACCACGGCTATGAACCCGGGGACGTTGAGTCCCTCAGGGAGCTCCTCTGGAACCACGCCGGAATCGTCAGGAGTGGCGAGGGCCTTAGAACCGGTCTGAAAAAACTGGAGGGAATCGAGGCCGACCCGAGGCTGAAGCTCTTGGCCAGAGGTGTTCTGGAGTGCGCTTTGGCCAGAGAGGAGAGCAGGGGAAGCCACTACCGCGAGGACTTTCCCGAGATGAGAAAGGCCTTCGAGAGGCCGAGCCTCTTCGACGGGAGGTGCAGACTCTAA
- a CDS encoding IGHMBP2 family helicase encodes MAENKVLTKFISHLKTLIEMERKAEIDTMRAEMRRLSGREREKLGRAVLGLNGKIIGEELGYFLVKYGRDREIKTEISVGDLVVISKRDPLKSDLVGTVVEKGKRFLTVALETVPEWALRGVRIDLYANDITFRRWLENLDNLRESGRRALELYLGLREPEEGKEVEFRPFDKNLNASQRKAIAKALGSPDFFLIHGPFGTGKTRTLVELIRQEVERGHKVLATAESNVAVDNLVERLVDSGLKVVRIGHPSRVSKALHETTLAYLITQHELYGELRELRVIGQNLKEKRDTFTKPAPKYRRGLSDRDILRLASRGIGTRGIPARLIREMAEWIKLNEQVSKTFEDARKLEERIAREIIRKADVVLTTNASAGLDVVDYGSYDVAIIDEATQATIPSVLIPINRARRFVLAGDHKQLPPTILSEKARELSKTLFEGLIERYPWKSEMLTVQYRMNERLMEFPSREFYEGKVKADESVRNITLADLGVSSPEENDGWSDVTRPENVLVFIDTSSLENRFERQRRGSESRENPLEAHLVMETIERLLKLGVKPEWIGVITPYDDQRDLISSLLPEEIEVKTVDGYQGREKETIVLSFVRSNRKGRLGFLEDLRRLNVSLTRAKRKLIIIGDSSTLSVHPTYKRLIEFVKERETVVDSRNLNGKH; translated from the coding sequence ATGGCTGAAAACAAAGTCCTTACCAAGTTCATCTCTCACCTCAAGACCCTCATCGAGATGGAGAGGAAAGCCGAGATAGATACCATGAGAGCCGAGATGAGAAGGCTCTCAGGGAGAGAGAGGGAAAAACTCGGAAGGGCAGTCTTAGGTCTTAACGGGAAGATTATAGGCGAGGAGCTCGGCTACTTTCTCGTCAAATACGGGCGCGATAGGGAAATAAAGACCGAGATAAGCGTCGGCGATTTGGTTGTAATCAGCAAGAGGGACCCCCTAAAGAGCGATTTGGTAGGGACCGTGGTTGAGAAGGGAAAGCGCTTTCTAACGGTTGCCCTCGAAACCGTTCCAGAATGGGCACTCAGGGGAGTTCGGATTGACCTCTACGCCAACGACATAACCTTCAGGCGCTGGCTGGAGAACCTTGACAACCTTCGCGAGAGCGGGAGGAGAGCCCTTGAACTTTATCTGGGCCTGAGGGAACCGGAAGAAGGTAAAGAAGTCGAGTTCAGACCCTTTGATAAAAACCTGAACGCGAGCCAGAGAAAGGCCATTGCAAAGGCCCTTGGAAGTCCCGATTTCTTTCTAATCCACGGCCCCTTTGGAACAGGCAAAACCAGAACTCTCGTGGAACTGATACGGCAGGAGGTTGAGCGGGGCCATAAAGTTCTGGCCACTGCTGAGAGCAACGTTGCAGTTGACAACCTTGTAGAAAGGCTCGTTGATTCTGGCCTCAAGGTCGTTCGTATCGGACATCCAAGCAGGGTCTCAAAAGCCCTCCACGAAACGACCCTTGCTTACCTCATAACCCAGCACGAGCTCTACGGCGAGCTTAGGGAACTCCGCGTAATCGGCCAGAACTTGAAGGAAAAGAGGGACACCTTCACAAAGCCCGCCCCCAAGTACCGGCGTGGATTGAGCGACCGCGATATTTTAAGGCTGGCATCTAGGGGCATAGGAACGAGGGGCATTCCAGCTAGGCTAATCCGAGAGATGGCCGAGTGGATTAAACTAAACGAGCAGGTAAGCAAAACGTTTGAAGACGCAAGAAAGCTCGAGGAGAGAATCGCAAGGGAGATTATAAGGAAAGCCGACGTGGTTTTGACAACGAACGCATCGGCCGGCCTCGATGTCGTTGACTACGGTTCCTACGACGTCGCGATAATAGATGAAGCAACTCAGGCAACGATACCCAGCGTTTTAATTCCGATAAACCGCGCCAGGCGCTTCGTCTTGGCTGGAGACCACAAACAGCTTCCGCCGACTATACTGAGCGAGAAAGCCAGAGAGCTGAGCAAAACCCTCTTCGAGGGCCTCATCGAGCGCTATCCGTGGAAAAGCGAGATGCTGACAGTTCAGTACAGGATGAACGAAAGGCTAATGGAGTTTCCCAGCAGGGAGTTCTACGAGGGAAAGGTCAAAGCCGATGAGAGCGTGAGGAATATAACGCTGGCCGACCTTGGAGTGAGCAGTCCAGAGGAAAACGACGGGTGGAGCGATGTCACAAGGCCTGAGAACGTCCTCGTCTTTATAGATACATCATCCCTTGAAAACCGCTTCGAGAGGCAGAGACGAGGAAGCGAGAGCAGGGAAAACCCCCTTGAGGCCCATCTCGTTATGGAGACAATCGAGAGGCTCCTAAAACTCGGCGTTAAACCGGAGTGGATTGGAGTTATAACGCCATACGACGACCAGAGGGATTTAATAAGCTCCCTCCTTCCCGAGGAGATTGAGGTGAAGACGGTTGATGGCTACCAGGGCAGGGAGAAGGAGACAATCGTTCTCTCCTTTGTCCGCTCCAACAGAAAGGGTCGGCTCGGCTTTCTGGAGGACTTGAGACGTTTAAACGTCTCGCTGACAAGGGCGAAGAGAAAGCTTATTATTATCGGCGACTCCTCAACGCTGAGTGTTCATCCAACTTACAAACGGCTGATTGAGTTCGTGAAGGAGAGGGAGACGGTTGTTGATTCTAGAAATCTTAATGGAAAACATTAA
- a CDS encoding anaerobic ribonucleoside triphosphate reductase has translation MEEVRRDIIQEYAGWSSLDVLENANRYPGPTGFFAYVMEEALKESISLVPKEGREAHFSGDIYIHKLPYSLYIPYCTGHSTARLLEKGLRTPTIVSRPARHFDTYVDHIANYLITMQHYFSGAQALSSVEWYAGPFIRKEGLDRRKIRQNIQRLVYNLNYPSRVGMQTPFTNFTVTLDAPKKMLEGDYAVYDGKRLEPLGEYEREAKEFFIALTEVLREGDALGQPFTFPIPTIMVTAKMLWDDPEVFEAVFQTAAKRGSFYWLNTNVVDPDASYAMCCRIAIDKTEMAFAFGVSGKSAEEEAIERLERQRFGGLWAMPDVTGSVNVTTVNLPRLALKARGDDDRFWDEYERILETVRRTTDWFRERYVRLITNYRQMYQMIHLYLEEFPSSHFNTIGILGLPEAAAIYLNEPKLWEEGTRRDWLNAAELMREMVEFATSKAREWMRESGTPWNVEEVPGESAAAKLAVKDLHEFPELKEYLSDPENPIYSTSIAPYYGSLELADRIRIEEKVQRSFTGGVMMHVFLGEEPDPEALAKLTKRLMRTELVYWSYTPAITVCNSCGYSTTGLYTNCPRCGSENVEIWSRIIGYYRPLRNWNPFRKREFWTRRHYSS, from the coding sequence ATGGAAGAAGTGAGAAGGGACATAATACAGGAGTACGCAGGCTGGAGCAGTCTCGACGTGCTTGAAAACGCGAACCGCTATCCCGGCCCAACGGGTTTCTTCGCCTACGTTATGGAGGAGGCCCTGAAGGAGAGCATCTCGCTAGTCCCAAAGGAAGGGAGAGAGGCTCACTTCTCGGGCGATATCTACATCCACAAGCTCCCCTACAGCCTCTACATCCCCTACTGCACGGGCCACAGTACCGCCAGACTCCTCGAGAAGGGCCTCAGAACGCCGACGATAGTGTCGAGGCCGGCCAGACATTTTGATACCTACGTTGACCACATAGCGAACTACCTCATAACCATGCAACACTACTTCAGCGGTGCCCAGGCTTTGAGCTCTGTGGAGTGGTATGCGGGGCCGTTCATCAGGAAGGAAGGCCTGGACAGGCGTAAAATCAGACAGAACATTCAGAGGCTTGTTTACAACCTCAACTACCCGAGCAGGGTCGGAATGCAGACCCCCTTCACGAACTTCACCGTAACGCTCGACGCCCCGAAGAAAATGCTTGAAGGCGATTACGCGGTTTACGACGGGAAAAGGCTCGAACCCCTTGGCGAGTACGAGAGGGAAGCGAAGGAGTTTTTCATAGCCCTTACCGAGGTTCTCAGGGAAGGAGACGCTCTCGGACAGCCATTCACCTTCCCGATTCCCACAATAATGGTTACGGCCAAGATGCTTTGGGACGATCCGGAGGTGTTTGAAGCCGTTTTCCAAACGGCCGCCAAGAGAGGAAGCTTCTACTGGCTCAACACGAACGTCGTTGACCCCGACGCGAGCTACGCGATGTGCTGCAGAATAGCCATAGACAAGACCGAGATGGCCTTTGCCTTCGGAGTATCCGGGAAGAGCGCTGAAGAAGAGGCTATAGAGAGGCTTGAAAGACAGCGCTTCGGCGGCCTCTGGGCGATGCCCGACGTCACAGGCTCGGTGAACGTGACCACCGTCAATCTGCCGAGGCTCGCCCTGAAGGCCAGAGGAGACGACGACAGGTTCTGGGATGAATATGAAAGAATCCTCGAAACAGTGAGGAGAACGACGGACTGGTTCAGGGAGCGCTACGTGAGGCTGATAACGAACTACCGGCAGATGTATCAGATGATTCACCTCTACCTCGAGGAGTTCCCGTCCAGCCACTTTAACACCATCGGAATCCTCGGTTTGCCTGAAGCGGCCGCGATTTACCTCAACGAACCGAAGCTCTGGGAAGAAGGCACGAGAAGGGACTGGCTTAACGCGGCTGAGCTCATGAGGGAGATGGTTGAGTTCGCCACTTCCAAAGCTCGCGAGTGGATGCGCGAAAGCGGGACGCCCTGGAACGTCGAGGAGGTGCCGGGAGAAAGCGCCGCCGCTAAACTGGCCGTTAAAGACCTGCACGAGTTCCCGGAGCTCAAGGAGTACCTAAGCGACCCTGAAAACCCGATTTACTCAACCAGTATAGCCCCCTACTACGGCTCCCTCGAGCTGGCAGACAGGATAAGGATTGAGGAGAAAGTTCAAAGGAGCTTCACAGGTGGAGTGATGATGCACGTCTTCCTCGGGGAGGAGCCGGACCCAGAGGCGCTGGCAAAGCTCACAAAGAGGCTCATGAGGACAGAACTGGTTTACTGGAGCTACACTCCGGCCATTACAGTCTGTAACTCCTGTGGATACTCGACTACCGGCCTGTACACCAACTGCCCGCGCTGTGGGAGTGAGAACGTGGAAATATGGAGCAGGATAATCGGCTACTACAGACCGCTCAGGAACTGGAACCCCTTCCGGAAGAGGGAGTTCTGGACGAGGAGGCACTACTCCTCCTGA
- a CDS encoding zinc finger domain-containing protein, protein MKFEIPVCTSCGKEITPREHATHFVCPNCGEAIIWRCESCRVLSMPYKCPKCGWEGP, encoded by the coding sequence ATGAAGTTCGAGATACCCGTATGCACCTCATGCGGAAAGGAGATAACCCCTAGGGAGCACGCCACTCACTTTGTCTGTCCAAACTGCGGTGAAGCTATTATATGGCGTTGTGAATCTTGTAGAGTACTTAGCATGCCCTACAAGTGCCCCAAGTGTGGCTGGGAGGGGCCGTGA
- the guaB gene encoding IMP dehydrogenase, whose protein sequence is MGEFEQKLVNAIKGYTFDDVLLIPQATEVEPKDVDVSTRITPNVRLNVPILSAAMDTVTEWEMAVAMAREGGLGVIHRNMSISEQVEQVKKVKRAERFIVEDVISISPEETVDYALFLMEKNGIDGLPVIKEGRVVGVISKKDIAVKQGKLVREVMTGEPITVSESVTAEEALNLMFEHRIDRLPVVDEDGTLVGIITMSDLAKRKKWKNAVKDENGDLLVAAAVGPFDIKRAKALDRAGVDVIVVDTAHAHNLKAIRAMKEIRKAVDADLIVGNIANPKAVDDLTFADAVKVGIGPGSICTTRVVAGVGVPQVTAIALVADRAQEYGLYVIADGGIRYSGDIVKAIAAGADAVMLGSLLAGTKEAPGKEVVINGRRYKQYRGMGSLGAMMKGGAERYYQKGHMKTRKFVPEGVEGVVPYKGPVSDVLYQLVGGLRSGMGYVGAKNIPELKERGEFVIITQAGVKESHPHDILITNEAPNYPIGK, encoded by the coding sequence ATGGGGGAGTTTGAACAAAAACTTGTTAATGCCATCAAGGGTTACACCTTCGACGACGTTCTTCTGATACCCCAGGCAACTGAAGTCGAGCCAAAAGACGTTGACGTCTCTACGCGGATAACTCCAAACGTGAGGCTCAACGTACCGATTCTCAGTGCGGCCATGGACACCGTTACGGAGTGGGAGATGGCGGTCGCGATGGCCCGGGAAGGTGGTCTGGGCGTAATCCACAGGAACATGAGCATAAGCGAGCAAGTCGAGCAGGTTAAGAAAGTAAAGCGGGCGGAGCGCTTTATCGTTGAAGACGTGATTTCCATCTCGCCTGAAGAGACCGTTGACTACGCCCTCTTCCTGATGGAGAAGAACGGTATCGACGGTCTTCCTGTCATTAAGGAGGGAAGGGTTGTCGGCGTCATCAGCAAGAAGGACATAGCGGTGAAGCAGGGGAAGCTCGTGAGGGAGGTAATGACGGGCGAGCCGATAACGGTGAGCGAAAGCGTGACCGCCGAGGAAGCCCTCAACCTCATGTTCGAGCACAGGATAGACAGACTGCCGGTGGTCGATGAGGACGGTACACTTGTGGGCATAATCACGATGAGCGACCTAGCAAAGAGGAAGAAGTGGAAGAACGCCGTGAAGGACGAGAACGGTGACCTTCTGGTTGCCGCGGCGGTCGGGCCCTTTGACATAAAGAGGGCAAAGGCTCTCGACAGGGCAGGGGTTGATGTTATAGTTGTGGACACGGCCCACGCCCACAACCTCAAGGCGATTAGGGCCATGAAGGAGATAAGGAAAGCCGTTGATGCCGATTTAATCGTTGGCAACATAGCCAATCCAAAGGCGGTTGATGACCTCACCTTTGCCGACGCTGTAAAGGTTGGAATCGGTCCGGGGAGTATATGCACGACGAGGGTTGTCGCTGGAGTCGGCGTTCCCCAGGTTACCGCCATAGCGCTGGTTGCTGACAGGGCCCAGGAATACGGGCTTTACGTCATAGCGGACGGTGGAATCCGCTATTCCGGCGACATAGTTAAGGCAATAGCCGCTGGAGCTGACGCGGTCATGCTCGGCTCTCTCCTCGCTGGAACCAAAGAGGCTCCGGGCAAGGAGGTCGTTATAAACGGAAGGAGGTACAAGCAGTACCGCGGAATGGGTTCTCTTGGGGCGATGATGAAGGGAGGAGCCGAGAGGTACTACCAGAAGGGCCACATGAAAACCAGAAAGTTCGTTCCCGAGGGCGTTGAGGGGGTAGTGCCTTACAAAGGGCCCGTCAGTGACGTCCTCTACCAGCTCGTTGGAGGTCTTCGCTCGGGAATGGGTTACGTCGGTGCTAAAAACATTCCAGAGCTCAAGGAGAGGGGCGAGTTCGTCATTATAACGCAGGCCGGTGTAAAGGAGAGCCATCCACATGACATACTCATAACCAACGAGGCCCCGAACTATCCGATTGGGAAGTGA
- a CDS encoding anaerobic ribonucleoside-triphosphate reductase activating protein → MLTSGWKSVSMVDVHGKVTFTLWLCLCNLKCPFCHNWRIAEGFDCFPLDRKALLEELESSAFLVDYFHVTGGEPLMQWQELGTLLAEVKLLNVPVSLNTNLTLVGPLERLLKAGLVDHIATDLKAPPELYGLPEKPSKKLWELFLSGLELVSSYGILLELRIPVARGLDAWPWVEEGLKHLNTDFYVVLNPLVGRPLTNPRDEAWCSNHCWPEKEVEELRERLEGLGIDVHTNHFGDTPAKRVSVSV, encoded by the coding sequence ATGCTCACGAGTGGCTGGAAGAGCGTCAGCATGGTTGACGTCCACGGTAAGGTCACCTTTACCCTGTGGCTCTGCCTCTGCAACCTCAAGTGTCCCTTCTGCCACAACTGGCGCATAGCAGAGGGTTTTGACTGCTTCCCGTTGGACAGAAAAGCCCTTCTGGAGGAGCTGGAATCGAGCGCCTTCCTCGTTGACTACTTCCACGTCACAGGTGGCGAACCGCTGATGCAGTGGCAGGAGTTAGGAACGCTCTTAGCTGAAGTCAAGCTTCTCAACGTCCCTGTGAGCCTGAACACTAACTTAACCCTCGTCGGCCCGCTGGAGAGGCTTCTGAAAGCTGGACTCGTTGACCACATCGCCACCGACCTCAAGGCACCTCCTGAACTCTACGGTCTCCCTGAAAAACCCTCGAAAAAGCTCTGGGAGCTCTTCCTGAGTGGCCTTGAGCTGGTCTCAAGCTATGGGATTCTACTGGAACTGAGGATTCCCGTGGCGAGAGGGTTAGATGCCTGGCCATGGGTTGAGGAGGGGCTCAAGCATCTCAACACTGACTTCTATGTTGTCCTTAACCCACTAGTAGGAAGGCCCCTAACGAATCCAAGGGATGAAGCCTGGTGCTCAAACCATTGCTGGCCCGAAAAGGAAGTCGAGGAGCTGAGGGAGAGACTGGAGGGGCTGGGTATAGACGTTCACACGAACCACTTTGGAGACACTCCAGCCAAGCGGGTTTCCGTTTCTGTCTGA
- a CDS encoding elongation factor 1-beta has translation MADYNMVAVVKVMPTDPEVNLDELEAKLKEALPEKFGLAKVEREPIAFGLVALKFYVLAKDEEGYDLDQVLEAFRKVENVESAEVETVSRI, from the coding sequence ATGGCTGACTACAACATGGTTGCCGTCGTTAAGGTTATGCCAACCGACCCGGAGGTTAACCTCGACGAGCTCGAGGCAAAGCTCAAGGAGGCACTCCCCGAGAAGTTTGGTTTAGCAAAGGTCGAGCGCGAGCCCATAGCTTTCGGTCTCGTCGCCCTCAAGTTCTACGTCCTAGCTAAGGATGAGGAAGGTTACGACCTCGACCAGGTTCTCGAGGCCTTCAGGAAGGTCGAGAACGTCGAGAGCGCTGAGGTCGAGACCGTTTCGAGGATTTGA
- the thsB gene encoding thermosome subunit beta: MAQLAGQPVVILPEGTQRYVGRDAQRLNILAARIVAETIRTTLGPKGMDKMLVDSLGDIVITNDGATILDEMDIQHPAAKMMVEVAKTQDKEAGDGTTTAVVIAGELLKKAEELLDQNIHPSIIIKGYALAAEKAQEILEGIAKEVSPDDVETLKKAAVTAITGKAAEEEREYLANIAVEAVRQVAEKVGDKYKVDLDNIKFEKKEGGSVRETQLIKGVVIDKEVVHPGMPKRVENAKIALINEALEVKETETDAEIRITSPEQLQAFLEQEERMLKEMVDKIKEVGANVVFVQKGIDDLAQHYLAKYGIMAVRRVKKSDMEKLAKATGAKIVTNIRDLTPEDLGEAELVEQRKVAGENMIFVEGCKNPKAVTILIRGGTEHVVDEVERALEDAVKVVKDIVEDGKILPAGGAPEIELSIRLDEYAKEVGGKEQLAIEAFAEALKVIPRTLAENAGLDPVETLVKVIAAHKEKGPTIGVDVFEGEPADMMEKGVIAPLRVTKQAIKSASEAAIMILRIDDVIAASKLEKDKEGEKGGSSDFGSDLD, from the coding sequence ATGGCCCAGCTTGCAGGCCAGCCGGTTGTTATTCTGCCCGAGGGAACCCAGAGGTACGTCGGAAGGGACGCTCAGAGGCTCAACATCCTCGCGGCTAGAATCGTTGCTGAAACCATAAGGACTACCCTTGGACCGAAGGGTATGGACAAGATGCTCGTCGACAGCCTCGGTGACATCGTCATCACCAACGACGGAGCAACGATTCTCGACGAAATGGACATCCAGCACCCCGCCGCTAAGATGATGGTTGAGGTTGCTAAGACTCAGGACAAGGAGGCTGGCGATGGTACTACCACCGCCGTTGTTATCGCTGGCGAGCTTCTCAAGAAGGCTGAGGAGCTTCTCGACCAGAACATCCACCCGAGCATAATCATCAAGGGTTACGCCCTCGCTGCCGAGAAGGCCCAGGAGATACTCGAGGGCATCGCCAAGGAGGTTAGCCCAGATGATGTTGAGACTCTCAAGAAAGCTGCCGTCACTGCAATCACTGGAAAGGCCGCCGAGGAGGAGCGCGAGTACCTGGCGAACATAGCCGTCGAGGCCGTCAGGCAGGTCGCCGAGAAAGTCGGCGACAAGTACAAGGTTGACCTCGACAACATCAAGTTCGAGAAGAAAGAAGGTGGAAGCGTCCGCGAGACCCAGCTCATCAAGGGTGTCGTCATCGACAAGGAGGTCGTCCACCCAGGCATGCCGAAGAGGGTCGAGAACGCGAAGATTGCCCTCATCAACGAGGCCCTTGAGGTCAAGGAGACCGAGACCGATGCCGAGATAAGGATTACCAGCCCCGAGCAGCTCCAGGCCTTCCTCGAGCAGGAGGAGCGCATGCTGAAGGAGATGGTCGACAAGATTAAGGAGGTTGGCGCCAACGTTGTCTTTGTCCAGAAGGGCATTGATGATCTCGCCCAGCACTACCTGGCCAAGTACGGCATAATGGCCGTGAGGAGGGTCAAGAAGAGCGACATGGAGAAGCTCGCCAAGGCCACCGGCGCTAAGATTGTCACCAACATCCGCGACCTGACTCCAGAGGACCTCGGTGAGGCTGAGCTCGTCGAGCAGAGGAAGGTTGCTGGAGAGAACATGATATTCGTCGAGGGTTGCAAGAACCCGAAGGCCGTAACGATACTCATCCGCGGTGGAACCGAGCACGTCGTTGATGAAGTCGAGAGGGCCCTCGAAGACGCCGTCAAGGTCGTCAAGGACATCGTCGAGGACGGCAAGATACTCCCGGCTGGCGGTGCTCCTGAGATTGAGCTCAGCATAAGGCTCGACGAGTACGCCAAGGAGGTCGGTGGCAAGGAGCAGCTCGCCATCGAGGCCTTCGCTGAGGCCCTGAAGGTCATCCCGAGGACCCTCGCTGAGAACGCCGGACTTGACCCAGTCGAGACCCTCGTCAAGGTAATAGCGGCCCACAAGGAGAAGGGTCCGACCATCGGTGTCGACGTCTTCGAGGGCGAGCCGGCCGACATGATGGAGAAGGGCGTCATCGCTCCGCTCAGGGTCACCAAGCAGGCCATTAAGAGCGCCAGTGAGGCCGCGATAATGATACTCAGAATCGACGACGTCATCGCTGCCAGCAAGCTCGAAAAGGACAAGGAAGGGGAGAAAGGAGGAAGTAGTGACTTCGGTAGCGACCTCGACTGA
- a CDS encoding DUF2283 domain-containing protein, whose protein sequence is MKVRYDPKADILYILLKEGPVADTDEVSEDVWFEYDEKGKVIGIEIWNAGENIIRKSLLEIERYTKGLKNEVKV, encoded by the coding sequence ATGAAGGTTAGGTATGACCCAAAGGCAGATATTCTCTACATCCTCCTAAAGGAGGGTCCAGTAGCTGACACCGATGAGGTTAGTGAAGACGTATGGTTTGAATATGATGAAAAAGGGAAAGTTATAGGAATAGAGATATGGAACGCAGGAGAGAACATCATTAGGAAGAGCCTACTGGAAATAGAACGCTACACAAAAGGGTTGAAAAACGAAGTGAAAGTTTAA
- a CDS encoding tetratricopeptide repeat protein — MNLKDEWEKALAEKDCEKLLELFDDYIDSIESEEELRKELKRLGEVAIKCDDPYDLLHEIAHVYAHLDNVESAIELYRRVVEGKKDDPEEYATALYYLADAYEHFGMPKEAIETYQKLLEHEENVLKNDKEIALTLANLAVNYDELGETEKAIELMERAREIFERINDEKNRLISLLDLAHFHYELGDYEKAEELIREVLRNPRDDEIEINAKLVEAEIHAGREDYDRAFKALREALLKAINVSDDIFGVVFDTLVDFIEGLFNEEAYDVISRNMETFAELFEDDTAYFFRAIAELARWKAGDEGAKKRFDELYSKVENEELRSILDEWKRPKLSLSLGL; from the coding sequence ATGAACCTCAAAGATGAATGGGAGAAGGCTCTTGCCGAAAAAGACTGCGAGAAGTTGCTTGAGCTCTTTGACGATTACATTGACTCCATCGAGAGCGAAGAGGAGCTGAGAAAGGAACTTAAGAGGCTCGGGGAAGTGGCAATAAAATGTGACGACCCCTACGACCTCCTTCACGAGATTGCCCACGTTTACGCCCATCTGGACAATGTTGAAAGCGCAATAGAGCTCTACAGGAGAGTCGTTGAGGGGAAGAAGGACGATCCAGAGGAGTACGCAACTGCCCTTTACTACCTGGCCGATGCCTACGAGCACTTTGGAATGCCGAAGGAGGCCATAGAAACATACCAGAAGCTTCTCGAGCACGAGGAGAATGTCCTTAAGAACGACAAGGAGATTGCTCTAACCTTAGCGAACCTCGCGGTCAACTACGACGAGCTCGGCGAAACGGAGAAGGCAATAGAACTGATGGAACGCGCGAGGGAGATATTCGAGCGCATAAACGACGAGAAGAACAGGCTGATAAGCCTCCTCGATTTGGCCCACTTCCACTACGAGCTTGGGGACTACGAGAAAGCCGAGGAGTTAATAAGAGAAGTCCTCAGGAACCCGAGGGACGACGAGATAGAGATTAACGCCAAGCTTGTTGAGGCCGAAATCCACGCCGGAAGAGAAGATTACGACAGGGCCTTCAAGGCCCTCCGCGAGGCCTTGCTCAAAGCAATAAACGTCAGCGATGATATCTTTGGAGTCGTTTTCGACACCCTCGTTGACTTCATCGAGGGGCTGTTCAATGAAGAGGCCTACGATGTAATCTCGAGAAACATGGAGACATTTGCGGAGCTCTTTGAGGACGATACGGCCTACTTCTTCAGGGCAATAGCCGAACTGGCGCGCTGGAAAGCCGGTGATGAGGGGGCAAAGAAGCGCTTTGACGAGCTTTACTCGAAGGTCGAAAACGAGGAGCTTCGCTCGATACTCGATGAATGGAAGAGGCCGAAGCTAAGCCTGAGCTTGGGGCTTTAA